The following coding sequences are from one Armatimonadota bacterium window:
- a CDS encoding UNC-44 ankyrin — protein sequence MHKLVAVLVFVQVVGYGATTWAQDIFQATIRGDDAAVTKLLARNPRLVHSRERSRGLTPLHVAAAYGHLRIVQILLKHGADANAKDNMGSTPLFYAVGRNQTAVAQYLLTHGAKADVAVEQRVDGVSTGKIITPLLLAVRQANPQMVHLLLQHGASVRGASGSAALHSAVSAGNVGIVKVLLQAGADPVSRDNPQSATPLHVAAGNGHLPVMEVLKGYYKSVDTRDNSGRTPLHFAALGGKAQAIRWLLQHGADVNAVDQAGRTALMYGSGMGHTDVVKVLLQQGADVRARDRIGNTALHYACQARKDTGYPVVQILLQHGADRDARNEGGMSPLQVALSRGNLKCAGLLREHGARE from the coding sequence ATGCACAAGCTGGTTGCCGTATTGGTATTTGTACAGGTAGTGGGATATGGCGCTACCACTTGGGCGCAAGATATTTTCCAGGCGACAATTCGTGGAGACGATGCTGCAGTAACAAAGTTACTCGCTCGCAATCCTCGCCTGGTTCATTCTCGCGAGAGGTCCAGAGGTCTTACCCCGTTACATGTTGCAGCGGCTTACGGTCATTTGCGGATAGTACAGATACTTCTGAAGCACGGAGCGGACGCCAACGCGAAAGATAATATGGGTTCTACCCCGTTGTTCTACGCAGTGGGGAGGAACCAGACAGCCGTCGCACAATATTTGCTGACCCACGGTGCCAAAGCGGATGTTGCGGTGGAACAGCGTGTCGACGGGGTCTCAACAGGTAAAATCATTACCCCATTGCTGCTCGCTGTTCGGCAGGCAAATCCGCAGATGGTTCACCTTCTGCTGCAACATGGTGCCTCCGTGCGGGGCGCAAGTGGCAGTGCTGCGCTGCACAGTGCCGTCAGTGCGGGCAATGTGGGCATCGTGAAGGTTCTATTACAGGCAGGGGCAGACCCCGTTTCCCGAGACAACCCACAGAGTGCTACCCCTCTACATGTTGCTGCAGGCAACGGACACCTGCCCGTGATGGAGGTGCTGAAGGGTTACTACAAATCAGTGGACACGCGCGATAACTCTGGACGCACTCCTTTGCATTTTGCAGCTCTGGGAGGAAAGGCGCAGGCGATCAGATGGCTTCTCCAGCATGGCGCCGATGTCAACGCTGTAGACCAAGCTGGGAGGACGGCTCTCATGTATGGCTCAGGCATGGGGCACACGGATGTAGTAAAGGTGTTGTTGCAGCAAGGGGCAGATGTGCGGGCAAGAGACAGGATAGGCAACACAGCGTTGCACTACGCTTGCCAGGCTCGTAAGGACACGGGTTATCCGGTAGTGCAGATTCTGCTTCAGCACGGCGCTGACAGGGACGCACGAAACGAGGGCGGGATGTCGCCGCTGCAAGTGGCGTTGAGTCGCGGAAACTTGAAGTGTGCGGGGTTACTACGTGAGCATGGGGCGAGAGAATAA